A window of Cryptomeria japonica chromosome 3, Sugi_1.0, whole genome shotgun sequence contains these coding sequences:
- the LOC131064307 gene encoding transcription factor MYB106: MAEKKNSVDGLNRGPWQPEEDMLLKAYVEANGAGRWSTLAAKAGLKRCGKSCRLRWMNYLRPNVKRGHITADEEDLIIRLHKLLGNRWSLIAARVPGRTDNDVKNFWNIHLSRKSGRKGVHLKTLKSKLKDTPFSNTNSIGDSTKDEMESKCLTSYNFQPHRLSMQRDSILGPAETKMLQDPCNGESGGRNPCPDGHVLQHVIAPTKSNLNTASYTVSSTENDELHSAVYKFSSPLTTLVQQNSHGFLSDISDNMQGLTSSDQYHSLSDSFGFGFVPGLDPNYIFDSESSFINLHPNSLNSQLEHACNGEPDGRNPCPDEFTKLTNGLVLQHVIAPTMPNFNKASYNISSAENDELYSAVYKISSPLTTLDQQNSHGLLSDISYSIQGLTTSNQYHSHSDASGFGFVPGFDSNYIFDSASSFTNLQPNNLNF, from the exons atggCAGAGAAGAAAAACAGTGTGGATGGGCTTAACCGAGGGCCTTGGCAACCTGAAGAAGATATGCTTTTGAAAGCATACGTTGAAGCGAATGGTGCAGGACGTTGGAGTACTCTTGCTGCAAAAGCCG GTTTAAAGAGATGCGGGAAGAGTTGCAGGTTACGTTGGATGAATTATCTTCGCCCAAATGTGAAGCGAGGTCATATTACTGCAGATGAAGAAGACCTTATCATAAGGcttcacaaactgcttggaaacaG GTGGTCGTTGATTGCCGCCCGTGTACCAGGAAGAACAGATAACGATGTAAAGAACTTCTGGAATATTCATCTGAGCAGGAAATCTGGCCGCAAAGGTGTACACCTCAAGACCCTCAAATCAAAGCTCAAAGATACGCCTTTTTCCAATACTAATAGTATTGGAGACTCCACcaaggatgaaatggaatcaaAATGTTTGACCAGCTACAATTTTCAGCCTCATAGGCTAAGCATGCAAAGAGATTCGATCCTTGGTCCAGCAGAAACCAAAATGTTACAAGATCCATGCAATGGTGAATCAGGTGGGCGAAATCCTTGCCCAGATGGTCATGTTTTACAACATGTCATTGCACCAACAAAGTCCAATCTCAACACAGCGTCTTACACTGTATCTTCAACTGAGAATGATGAATTACACAGTGCAGTATATAAATTTTCATCCCCATTAACAACTCTGGTTCAGCAGAATTCTCATGGATTCCTAAGTGATATTTCTGACAACATGCAGGGATTAACATCCTCTGACCAATATCATTCTCTCTCAGACTCATTTGGATTTGGTTTTGTCCCTGGCCTTGACCCCAATTACATATTTGACAGTGAAAGCAGCTTTATCAATCTGCACCCTAACAGTCTCAATTCTCAGTTGGAACATGCATGCAATGGTGAACCAGATGGGCGAAATCCTTGCCCAGATGAGTTCACCAAGCTAACAAATGGTCTTGTTTTGCAACATGTTATTGCACCAACAATGCCCAACTTCAACAAAGCTTCTTACAATATATCTTCAGCTGAGAATGATGAATTATACAGTGCAGTGTATAAAATTTCATCCCCATTGACAACTCTGGATCAGCAGAACTCTCATGGATTGCTAAGTGATATTTCTTATAGCATACAGGGCTTAACAACCTCTAACCAATATCATTCACACTCAGATGCATCTGGGTTTGGCTTTGTCCCTGGATTTGACTCCAATTATATCTTTGACAGTGCAAGCAGCTTTACCAATCTGCAGCCAAATAACCTCAATTTTTAG